The window TCTCGTTGAGGTGGTCGATAGCATGCCACATATCCAGGAGACCCAGATATTTCCAAACCGCATCTTTCTTAGCACTTGGGGGCCTGCAGTTTATTCATGAAGTCTGGGACTTCTCTGTTGCCAAATGCCGAAACTGATCGATCGATATCGAAGATGTACTCGTAGAAACTGTCAGGATAGTTTTCTTTGTTGTCTTAAATCCTATGCTCTTTGCAAAGCTTCTGCTTGTCTTGCCTCAGTCTGTCAGTCAGCCTCCTTAGGCTCGATCAGCAGTTTAGTATGCTAAATAAAATGCTCTTGTATACAGTTCTGATCTATCTGTATAAATGCTGACATGTCAAATATGTTTGTTACTTTTGCAGTTTGTTAGAGAAGCAATTTCTTCGATGATGCTGGAGACTCGGCTAATGCGGTTTTGTGCTGGTTGCATGAATGTAGAGTCGTCGCACTCTCAGTCTCGGTGTAGCGGGATTTTTAACCTAGACCTAAACTAGATGGGAGTAGGAGGTAACAGCGCGTGGTGCAGACCTTGTATGGGTTGAACTACTGAATGATTGTAGACTGATGATGGTCTCGAGTGCATTTTTTCGTGGCTGTTCCTGTTTGTTTCCGGCTACTAAAATGATTGGGTTCGATGGTTACAAGATGGTGATCCAAACACAAAGTTGTTTCATTTGGTGCCTAAAAATGGGCGCAGGGCTAAGAATTTTATCCCGGACCGGCGATTAGACTGACTGAACGATGATGAGTGGATTGTGGATCAACCTACCAAACAGAAGATCTTCCatgacacatactccctccgttcttaaatgtaagtctttctacagatttcaatatgtactacatacggatgtatatatgtATACTGATGTAGACCGAACCTCATGATGAGATCCGATATGTTATTGCGGTCCGATCTTTCATGACACTCCAACAATAGCAGCAACCTCTCGTCTGCTTGCGATGTACGCGAAATAGAAGGATTGGACCTTACGGTCCAGCacaagaaaaccaatctcgacgacggCTATTTCCTCGCAGAAATCGCAACAAAGAGGTTTTTTAAaacttcctccaaaacttagggttTTTCAGACAGCTTTTCCCAAAACTTACGGGTGTCTACCCTAAAAACACATCATATTTATTCTTCAAAATATAACCTCCTTTACATAACGCTCAGGCTTGATTTTATATAGCAGCAACGGACCCGAATAATCGCGAGTGGACATGCGGCCACGCGCTGCCGAAATCCACACCGCATGCCCTCGTGTGATTCGTGCAACCAAAATACACGCAAGTTGTATAATGATTCCAGCCTATCGTATAACAGCAATAATTCAAAGACATGGTCAGCCGACATGAGTAATGGTGAAGTTAAAACATGCCAGTGCGATTCAATCCCCCCACCTGCCCTGCAAATCATAAAGCCACCCAGCAAGCGGTTGAATGCGCCATCAACGCAACGGCAGGCATGCATGGCAGCTCTCCTTTTCCTGAGAGAAATCACAGAGAGGTTTTAGGTAAGCTCAAGCTCAAGCTGGATGGATGTCCGCGAAAGAAAACTTACCTCCTAACCCATGTTACCATCCCACCTTATCATCAAGCGCTATGTATTTGTTCTCTGCCCTCTCAAACTTTTGCTCGTCTGAAACCGTAATACCTGCTTCTCGACGAACATCAACAGAATCGAAAAAATCTGCAAACCTGTCAGTTGCGTCATCTTCGGTCACCTCACGTAGGAGGGCGAGCAGCCCCGAATGGCTTCCCAAAACCACGGAATCTGGCTGAAAATCCAACTCCAACGTCTCGCTAGAAGTCCCATATCCACCcttcaaaaaaaaagaagaagtccCATATCCacccttcaaaaaaaaaaaagaagtcCCATATCCACCcttcaaaaaaaaaagaagaagtccCATATCCACCcttcaaaaaaaaagaagaagtccCATATCCAGAACCAGGCCTCAAAAACTTCGTCATGCTGCGGGGTGTGAGGCAAACGAGAGATGATTATAGACAGGCATGTGCGCTCGTGCGGCAAGGAAACACACGCATCACAATGGATTTCATGTGCTAATCTATTTTCGTATGTGGGAAACCATCTCCGCGCAGTTATTCCATCGCCTGGGCCGGCCACGTGGGCCTTGTATTCGTACGATCAATTTAATGACGCCTGCTCCACTAGTGTGGCGTATACCACAGCGTATTCCGGAAAGCTGGTAATTAACGTGTCGCGTATTGCAAAAGGCCTATAAAAAGTAGCAATCACGATGCGCTAACAGACGGCCGGGATTTCGGCAGCAAATCCACTCCTCAACGGACCCTCCTAGCTTGACCCACAAGGTTACGACACTACTAATTCCTAATCCTATCTTTAGTCCCACATGGTTACATGCTTTATTTTTAGCATGCAATCTTTTACAACGTGTAATTAATTCTAAGCAAAACTGGACTATATTTTGGTGCGTCATTATTTTCTTGATTTGTTCTGGTGGACCCATCCAACTTCCCTTAAACATTGACCGCTCCACACGTTGCACGtctttgaggttgcctcatatttcTTGCGTAGTAGGAATAAAAACATGAATCTTCCCTTACTCCTTTCTTTAACTCCTTCCATATTTCCAAGTAAATACTCATAACTAAAAGTTTTTTTTTGTCACCACTCATAACTAAAAGTTGCATGGACCGAATAGATTTTTCCTTGTCTAGAAAGAAAACAGAATAGCATCCTAAGTTGGTTTCCACGTCATGTTTTTTTACCTTTATTTCTTGCATCATCTGGCCGCGAGCCTCTACATCTTTGACTTGTGGCAAAGGCATAGATCATTGAAAACATTAGCAGTACTCATGGCCATATcatctttagagtgtagattcactcattttgttccgtatatagttcatattggaatctctagaaagacttatatttaggaacagagggagtatacggaGCTTGGGCTGGATTTTATCCTGGCTCTCCGTAGGTCCTGGGAGGATACCCAAGAACCCAAGCTGCGGCTGGCTCTCTGCATGAATTCAGAGTCGAGGAGCGGCGGCTCAAGGCGTGTGTGTTGGCTCCAAAGCGGGAGTCGGGGAGGGACGGCTCGAGGCATGTGTGTGTTTCGCTCCAAATTCGGAGTCGAGGAGCGGCGGCTCGAGGCGTGTGTGTTCGCTCCAAATCCGGAGTCGAGGAGCGCAACACACACATGCGCACGATGAGGCAGCCGTCTTGGTGGACGAGGCGGATGACGAGTTCCACATGATGTACAATGCCCACAGAAAGGGCAAACACTGTCACTACTACCTCGACAAGGGGTGGAGAGGGTTTGCTGCCGACCATGACCTTGCCGATGGCGATTGCTTGGTTTTCCACATGACGGAGAGGGTAAAGTTCAAGGCGAGATTCAGCATCTCCTCCATTCCATGGATAAAAACGCCCGACTTTTTACTTTTAAGGAACTCCACATTCAGTACGAGTGCGTATATAACTTGTTTTCTAGCAAAAAAATTGCGGAACCGCTGTGTTCCAAATGTGGCCTTACGATTCTAAAACATTCCTGAAAGTTGCTTGGTGGTGTCATACTCACTAATGCGTTTGTCTGTTGAGACATTGGTTTCAAGTTTATATACATGAGAAAAACCTGGTATGTCTACTGAATAACTAGACTAATACTAGAGTCATTGGTATGTCTTAGCTTTAAATTATAAAGTGggttatatgccatatccataattGGAAGTTTGAAACTAGCGAGCTGTGTCTACTTATTCATACATGAGAAATTAGGCTTGTTTGGACTGCCAATTAATTCTACACAGAGTTTGCAGGCAACAATGTTATTGCTCAGCATCCCTACAGTATATACCTCCATTCCAACCAAATCTACAAGGCCCTCTAGGAATTATTTCATTCATAGGCCTTTAATTGTCCACAGTCATATCTTTTTTAGATAATGGAAGGGATTCTTTTAATGCCTAATCGTCAGGAGGCCGTTTTATCTCACTGCTAAGTGCATATCGTGCAACCTCATTAGTTATGTAAACGATGCAGGTCTACATTTTTAGAGCAAGCCCAGACTATGAAAGCGACCAAACTTCCAATGACTCTGAGGATGAAGAGTAATGAAGATGTGTGTTTCGAATACAATGTTCGATCGGAGCAGGTACTTTGTTCTTACCATTGTTTCCTAGGTTAAATTTCTTTCCATCGTTCGCCTAGGTTGAAGTGTACTTGGATTAAAtgtttctttatcttttgctgAGGCATTGATTTCATAATTGGCCAAGCTCAGTCTGCGGATAAATACAAAAAAACAAACCCACTTGCTTATGAGTTATGGCCAAACATAACTGCGTGTCCTGTACTGGAACTAGATGTTGTGAGGAAACACACTGGTCGTTTCTCCCATTTCCCTATTGTTTTGAGATTTTGAGCCTGACAAGTTAAACTGCAACCTTGTTTTGTTGCTTGCTTATGCTAGCCGTGAAAATACACGGGGAACTGCAGTTTATGTACGAACTTTGAGACTTACCCGATGGTCCTTGCAAAGGTTCTGCCTGTCTTGCCTCGGTCGGTCCCCTTAGACTCACTTGATCAGCAGTTCTGTAGTAATACCAATTAAAATGCTCTTGTATACGGttctgatctatccttatagatgttAATATGTCTTTTGTTGCAGTTTGTAGGAGAAGCACACTCTCCGCTGATGTTGCATTCGGCTACCGCGATTTCGTGCTGGTTGCGTGTAGAGTCGTGTACTTGGGCCCAGTGTAGCAGACCTTGTATTGGTTGAATTAAATGATTGTAGTCTGACGATGATCTCGAGTGCATTTTTAGTGGCTGTTCCTGTTTGTTTTCGGCTACTAAAATGATCACCCTCCTGATCTTGAGTTCTTGGACACTAACACCCTGGATACTGATCATCCTCTTGATCTTGAGTTCTTGGACCCAGACTAAATATGTCCTTATGACACGCAATTGAAACAAATTCTTTTTGATGGAAAAAAGCTTTGGTGGCTGAGGCTGCAAAGTGGGCTCTTGAGCGTGCTGCAGGGTCTGACCATATTCACGGTGGGAAATGTTTGGTGGCGTGGCGCAAAGTCTGCAGCCCAAGAAGTCTTGGTTGAAGCCTACAGATCTGGCTAGACCTTGGCAGTTGGCAAGTCTTGGTGTTTGGGTGGGTCTTTTTAACGATGTGATTGAAAAGCATCATTTAATTAAAGGTCTGTCTAGGTCAcatttagatgtgacataactgtgTCACATCTAAGTATGGCACCAACGCCACCTCATCCTAGCATAAACCCACCCCTcttgttttttgtttgttttttattgTTTGAAACAATTATGTTTCCGTCTGGCACTATACGCAATGGAGTACAGGAGTAGTACGTGTGTGTGGCTGCCTCGCTGGCGCCCCGCTGCTCACGATAACAGCATGCGTTGTGCTGCCGCCTTTCTCTTCCGCTTGGTACGCATTGTACTGTCTTTGCTTCACTTCATGCACGCATTGTGCTATAGCTTTTTTGTGTGCATGATACGCATTGTGCTGCCGCTGCTTGACATGTATACCTTGAAGAATCACACATGTGTGTATCAGTGTACGTATGTATGTACGTACACGGGCGGGCGGCAATGCATGTCTCTCCCAGGCTGGGCATGCGAGGGTCATGTGAGTGGAAACTTATAAAAATGTCCATGAAACTTAAAAATTCCCATATAACTAAAACAACTTGTAAATTTACAAACTTGAAAATGAGAACATCTATTAAAATTCTGAACAACTTTTGAAAATCTTAATATTTTCTAAATTCTAGATTTTTTTGAATTGATGAACGCAATTTTTGAAAAACGCGAACATTTTTCGAATTGGTGAACACAAATTTTTTAAATGCTATCATTTTTACAAAATTCCAAAAGAAATCTTGAAAAACGCAAACAATTGTTGCATTGGTGAACAAACTAGCCTTATCTACAAAAGGATATGCCTCAAAAAGGATGTGTCTTATTTGTATACAACTATGAGATTTCAACGAAAGATGGGGAACTAACTCAATGGGCTGGAGCTAAATATCATATAAATGgtggctttttcaaaagaaaacacACATGAAAACTTGGTTCCCTCTCACTCGATTGCATGTCTTAAAAAAGGGTCGAAAATGGGCTTACAAGTGGGACATTTGAAAAAAATGGTTTgagtggaaaaaataaaaataaaacaatctTGAGCAGCTAAATAGGGAgaacaaagaaaaaaataaaatattaaCTGTCAGGGTGAGGCTCACATTTTGCGTATTGAAGATGGGGTTGTACCTCGAATAAAAATTGGTCGCTCATCCCAATTACAAGTAGATGTGAACTTGTAAATGCGACAAAAAAAATTAGGAGCCCAATTTCAAGTCAATGGTGGATTTGCAATTGGGGTGAAGAATAAAAAAATGTCTGCAAGCCGAAGGTGGACTTGCAAAGTAGGATGAAAACAAACTACAAGACGAGTTGTGGGTCGAGGCTGGAGTTGCAAATGGGACAACTACACAAAACTACGATACGAGTTGCGAGTtgcgggtggacttgcaactgggacaactataagcctagttgcgagtcgagggtggacttgcaactaggatgaaaaaCAAACTACACGCCAGTTGCGAATCAAGGATGGACTTATAACTGGGATGTAAAACAAACTATGAGTCTAGTTGTGAGTCGAGGGTCGCCTTGTCACTGGGACAACAACACGAATTTATGATACCAGTTGCGTGTCGAGAGTCGACTTGCAACTGCGATGAGAAGAATTACGGGCCCAGTTGTGAGTCAGAGGGTGGtcttgcaactgggacaacaacAAAACTATGGGTCTGGTTGCGAAGTCGAAGGTAGACTTGCAACTGTAATAATACGGAACTACGAGCCCAGTTATCAACATGCAATTGGGACCCTCGACATACACACACACAACACCTAGTTGCGGGTTGATGGTCAATTTGCAACTGGGGGGCCACGAATaaacacacacaccctagttgcgagtcgatgagaACTTGCAACTGGGATCGTCAACAAACACATACCCCCTAGTTGCGAGGTGatgcttgacatgcaactggggaccccttgacaaaaaGACACACACACACCCCTACTTGCAAGTCGGTTATAAACATGCAAATGGGGACCCTCGACACACACACGCAcatcccctagttgcgagttgatggtcaacttgcaactgggggccacgaataaatacacacacacatacccctagttgcaagtcgtttatcgacatgcaattggggaccctcgacactcacacacacacatcccctagttgcgagttggtggttaacttgcaactgggggccacgaataaaactctctctctctctctctctctctagttgcaAGTCAGTTATCAACATGCAATTGGGGACcctccacatacacacacacacacatcccctagTTGCGAGTGGATGATCAACTTGCAACTGGGGTCACAAATAAAACACACACcgctagttgcgagttgatggccaACTTGCAACCAGGGGCCACAAATAAaacacacacctatagttgcaagtCNNNNNNNNNNNNNNNNNNNNNNNNNNNNNNNNNNNNNNNNNNNNNNNNNNNNNNNNNNNNNNNNNNNNNNNNNNNNNNNNNNNNNNNNNNNNNNNNNNNNNNNNNNNNNNNNNNNNNNNNNNNNNNNNNNNNNNNNNNNNNNNNNNNNNNNNNNNNNNNNNNNNNNNNNNNNNNNNNNNNNNNNNNNNNNNNNNNNNNNNNNNNNNNNNNNNNNNNNNNNNNNNNNNNNNNNNNNNNNNNNNNNNNNNNNNNNNNNNNNNNNNNNNNNNNNNNNNNNNNNNNNNNNNNNNNNNNNNNNNNNNNNNNNNNNNNNNNNNNNNNNNNNNNNNNNNNNNNNNNNNNNNNNNNNNNNNNNNNNNNNNNNNNNNNNNNNNNNNNNNNNNNNNNNNNNNNNNNNNNNNNNNNNNNNNNNNNNNNNNNNNNNNNNNNNNNNNNNNNNNNNNNNNNNNNNNNNNNNNNNATcgctagttgcgagttgatggtcaacttgcaactgggggccaCAAATAAAACACACACACACCTCTAATTGTAAGTCGGTTGTCGACATGCAATTAAGGacactccacacacacacacacatccgctAGTTGCGAGtggatggtcaacttgcaactgggggccacaaataaaacacaaacacacacacacacacactcacaaaaTGCTAACAATTtttggaacatttttttgaaaattcaaaacatatttcgaaacatgaacattttttaaatttacgaacattttttgaaaggtGAACATGTTTCCAAAACATGCGAACAATTTGTAAAAGTCATGATTCTTTTTGGAACTTctgaacaaaataaaaaaaacaggaacaattttttaacttgagaacatattttgaaattttgaagaaatattagAATTCTGGAAAATTAAAATAGGAACAAGAAAAAATTTgaaaacaaataaaaaagaaaactaaaaatgttCACGTTTTATAACATTGCTCAAAACACAACTTAAACAGCACCGTACCGACGTTTCCTGCCATCTCCAAGACAAAGACCAGCCAGGTCAGGTCGTCCTCTTCTTCAGATTTCGAAACAAAAGCAAGCAGAAAATGGAAGGACAAGGGGAGGGGAACAGGCGAACCATAAAGGAGAGTGACGAGATGACGGGCTATACTATTCGTATTCTAAAAAACAAGCCCATAACAAACAAACGCGACGCTCGGCCCAATAAAAAAACAAAAGCATGTCCGCTCCGCTGTAGGCCTCCCGGCCCGACAAAGATGATACACTCGAGACGGGACGCAGTTCGGTCGCGAAGCGTGCGATCACCCGAGCGCGAAAAACAAAGCGCAAAACAGATCGGACGGCTGGACATGTAGATGTGAGATCACTAAAAAAACATCTAAATGTATTTTAGTCATTCTGTTTAATTAATGCAAAtacatgagaaagttatttgtgttGTTGGTCGTGTGTGTTATACTGATGCTCAATGTGTTATAGGTGGTATTTTCTTTTTTATCAACATAGGGCCAACGTTCAGAGATGATGACACAGGGTTCCGAAGATCTTCTTATGTCATGGTTGTCATAGCATTTTTTAAGTGTTTATGGTCTTTTGTGTTTGCGTTTCAGCGTGCTTGTAAGAGTCGACTATTTTGTActgttgcatgatttgaatgaaaaaaTTCTTAAAAAACATAGGGGCAACGAGAAGAGGCGAGTATAGGGCAGAGGGCCACGTCACATTTCCCCTTCCCTGCTCAGTCCAGCTCTCCTCCCAAACAGAGCAGCgccggaggggaggaagcagaatcGAGAAGGGGCAATGGCGGAATCCAACTCGTACGAGGAGCAGCGCCGGAGGCAGATTGAGGAGAACCGCCGGAAGCTGGAGGAGCTCCGCCTGCACCATCTTTCCGCCGCCGTCCGCGAGGCCGCCGCCAGGCCCAAGCCCAAGCCCAGGCCCAGGCCGGTTCGTCAGATCCtctcccttcttcttccttgcctccGGTCTCCCATCTCCTTTTTCTCCCCTACTTATATGACTGGTGCCGCAGAAGCGCAAGGCCCCGGGGCCCTGCGAGCTCCAGCGGTCCGGCCGCGTCGCCGGCCTCCCGGAGCAGCCCAACTACCCCAAGGGCGCGCAGCAGCGCGACTACCAGGGAATGTACGACGATGTTATTCGGAAAGGACCGACCGACGCTGACGAAcagatggccgccgccgccgccgccaaacaAAAGGCGGAGGAGCTCAAGCAACGGATTCACGGCATCCGCTGGCCCGCCTTCGTCAAGCCCGTGACCCACGACTGCGCCAGCAGGGCAGCCGTAATGGTATTATATTATCTTGGATCGGATTGGATGTTGATTCGGTGAGTTATATGCATTGTGTTGTGACTTGTGACAGACAATCCCGAAGCACTTCATCGAGCATCTCCCGGCGCATGATGAGGCGGTCGTCTTGGTGGACGAGGCGGATGACGAGTTCCACATGATGTACAATGCCAGGCACCACTTCCTCAGGAAGGGGTGGAGAGGGTTCGCCGCCCACCATGACCTCGTCGACGGCGATTGCTTGGTTTTCCAACTGACAGAGAGGACAAAGTTCAAGGTGAGATTTAGCATCTTCACCATTCCACGTTCAGTAAGAGGGCATATATATTAACTTGTTCCAAAACCTGTTATGGCTGCATAATAACCAAACTAGACCAAGTCATTGTGTAGTATCAAACCTCAATGTTTTGTATATTACAAGTTTTAGAGTGGTTGGGGTTTTTTAGAACCGTTTGTTGATGTCGATCTAACGGCAGACAAATACGAAGTACTGGGTAGTACTCCGATGAAAGTACGCGAAAGTAGTAAAACGAGTGGGACCGGTACTCGTGACAAGGTGGGGACGCGTTTTAATCTAGGGGCAGTTTAGTCCTAGGAAAATTTGCACGCGCCGCCCCTCTCGTCGAATGCATAACCGCCGCCATGGTGCTACACATTCCACAATTACTCAtcggcggccatctcctccctctcctccatgTCCACCGCAGTCATCTCCTCATTTTTGCTGCTGCAACTTCGCTCCACTCAGGCAACCCACACCCCCCCCCACCCCCTCTTCGACGGCAGATCGAGctgatggccggcggcgaga is drawn from Triticum dicoccoides isolate Atlit2015 ecotype Zavitan chromosome 4A, WEW_v2.0, whole genome shotgun sequence and contains these coding sequences:
- the LOC119283912 gene encoding B3 domain-containing protein At3g19184-like, which translates into the protein MVLAKVLPVLPRSVPLDSLDQQFFCRRSTLSADVAFGYRDFVLVACRVVVLVRVDYFVLLHDLNEKILKKHRGNEKSPALLPNRAAPEGRKQNREGAMAESNSYEEQRRRQIEENRRKLEELRLHHLSAAVREAAARPKPKPRPRPKRKAPGPCELQRSGRVAGLPEQPNYPKGAQQRDYQGMYDDVIRKGPTDADEQMAAAAAAKQKAEELKQRIHGIRWPAFVKPVTHDCASRAAVMTIPKHFIEHLPAHDEAVVLVDEADDEFHMMYNARHHFLRKGWRGFAAHHDLVDGDCLVFQLTERTKFKADELDDNGHSQEFDEEGEGKAFPPARATDSEDRDPPLGDGAGQFVQRVNQAEVVGVQIQGRASTGSGTHRARGAVADRAASNRVTGDFEAQDEEDNGRDLASPPFSTLPSPLSSSERRR